The following proteins are encoded in a genomic region of Maribacter hydrothermalis:
- a CDS encoding 5'-nucleotidase C-terminal domain-containing protein — protein sequence MAKLKHFGYLKIQHYVIFVTLFYLGSCNTETEQVTKLTGKQIAIDSSYQIVDSIQKFIQPYHDRVEGILDSVVAYAPYTISKTDGIYNTTAGNLMADIVLSETNSVFKKRTGNSIDLVLLNHGGIRAIISKGNVTARTAYEVMPFENTVVVVELKGKSLLKMVDYLIKSKRAHPVAGVQIILNKDTTVNTFTIGGKPLDIDKSYFVATSDYLVKGGDNMNFFKDALSITETNYKIRNTMIDFFSKIDTLSPKIDLRYYQLQ from the coding sequence ATGGCGAAGTTAAAACACTTTGGTTATTTAAAAATACAACATTATGTTATATTTGTAACATTATTTTATTTAGGATCCTGCAATACTGAAACAGAACAGGTTACAAAATTGACTGGCAAGCAAATAGCTATTGACAGTTCGTATCAAATTGTTGATAGTATACAGAAATTTATTCAACCTTATCATGATCGTGTTGAGGGAATTTTAGATAGCGTAGTTGCTTATGCTCCATACACTATATCTAAAACAGATGGCATTTACAATACTACCGCCGGCAATCTAATGGCCGATATTGTGCTAAGCGAAACCAATTCTGTTTTCAAAAAAAGAACAGGTAATTCAATAGATTTAGTACTCCTGAACCACGGCGGTATTCGTGCTATTATATCTAAAGGAAATGTCACTGCAAGAACTGCTTATGAAGTTATGCCCTTTGAAAATACGGTAGTCGTAGTTGAGTTAAAGGGAAAGTCGCTTTTAAAAATGGTAGACTATTTAATTAAATCGAAAAGAGCACACCCAGTTGCCGGGGTTCAAATTATTTTAAATAAAGATACTACCGTCAATACATTTACAATAGGTGGTAAACCTTTAGACATCGATAAATCTTATTTTGTTGCAACCTCGGATTATTTAGTGAAGGGTGGTGATAATATGAATTTTTTTAAAGATGCCCTTTCTATAACCGAAACTAACTATAAAATACGAAATACCATGATAGATTTCTTTTCTAAAATAGATACGCTATCACCAAAAATAGATTTAAGATATTATCAATTACAGTAA
- a CDS encoding CdaR family protein, whose amino-acid sequence MERLLEWIRTGLKKRKVKVFLLFLLCASLAWLINKLSQTYTSNTTFKVTYVNIPSEFLLANTPKKELQVRLNAVGFQFLGYQLNQKNIKLDVSKVMHKDDSYYLTSDQIRIQLEAQLNQNNILTDFDKDFIYFDFTSLETKMLPVKALVDLSFAANHILEGKINIFPDSIEVTGPKSQIDSIKIIKTELFKINELNKSFANDVALKIPKQLKKVKFSNNAVQISGKVVKFSEQIIEVPVTVLNLPEGVEVRTFPEVVKIRCQGTIERLKELDFKDFSVVANFLNVSSETGNRLSIKLESYPKSLHSATISIDEVEFILRRE is encoded by the coding sequence ATGGAACGCTTATTAGAATGGATACGCACAGGATTGAAAAAAAGGAAAGTAAAAGTATTTTTACTTTTCTTGTTATGTGCATCACTTGCATGGTTAATTAATAAGCTATCCCAAACGTATACCAGTAACACAACATTTAAAGTTACTTACGTAAATATCCCTTCGGAATTTTTGTTGGCCAATACCCCAAAAAAAGAATTACAAGTACGATTAAATGCAGTAGGTTTTCAGTTTTTAGGGTATCAATTAAATCAAAAAAATATTAAGTTAGATGTGAGTAAAGTAATGCATAAAGATGATAGTTATTACTTAACATCAGATCAAATAAGAATTCAATTAGAAGCACAACTTAATCAGAATAATATCTTAACTGATTTTGATAAGGATTTTATTTATTTCGATTTCACTTCGTTAGAAACAAAAATGTTACCGGTTAAAGCATTGGTAGATTTATCATTTGCAGCAAATCATATTCTTGAAGGGAAAATCAATATTTTTCCAGATTCTATAGAAGTAACAGGACCAAAAAGTCAAATAGATTCCATTAAGATTATTAAAACAGAATTGTTTAAAATAAATGAATTAAACAAATCATTTGCTAATGATGTAGCTTTAAAGATTCCTAAACAATTGAAAAAGGTGAAATTTTCTAATAATGCTGTTCAAATTTCCGGTAAAGTAGTTAAGTTTTCAGAACAAATTATTGAAGTACCCGTAACTGTTTTAAATTTACCGGAAGGTGTTGAAGTAAGAACTTTTCCCGAGGTTGTAAAGATTCGTTGTCAGGGAACAATTGAACGTTTAAAAGAACTTGATTTTAAGGATTTTAGTGTAGTAGCGAATTTTTTAAATGTTTCTTCGGAAACTGGAAATCGATTATCTATTAAATTAGAAAGTTATCCCAAAAGTTTGCATAGTGCTACAATTAGTATAGATGAAGTTGAATTTATATTAAGAAGGGAATGA
- a CDS encoding outer membrane protein assembly factor BamD: MFFKMRRIFPILLIAIALQSCSEYQKVLKNDDVKAKYDLAEKYYEEGDFKRANRLYEQIAPKYVGKPQGERVMFFLSNSYFQRGDFNMAGYQLERFIKSYPKSDKVVEASFLGAKSYYKLSPDYSLDQTETDKALLKLQNFINTYSESEYFAEANAMAQELTDKKEKKAFEIVKQYNKLGEFNYDMLKSAVAASDNFVSDNPGSKYREEAMFVKLDALTHMAMNSFESLKTERLKTAKAAYNTLKKKYPESKFDKEATNLIEKINKELQRLEPQIVESK, from the coding sequence ATGTTTTTTAAAATGAGGCGAATATTTCCAATTCTATTGATTGCCATAGCTTTACAATCTTGTAGTGAGTACCAAAAGGTGCTTAAGAACGATGATGTTAAAGCCAAGTATGATTTAGCTGAAAAGTACTACGAAGAAGGTGATTTTAAAAGAGCCAACCGATTGTATGAGCAAATTGCACCAAAGTATGTAGGCAAGCCACAAGGGGAACGAGTAATGTTCTTTTTATCGAATAGTTATTTTCAACGAGGAGATTTTAATATGGCCGGATACCAATTAGAACGTTTTATAAAATCGTATCCAAAAAGTGATAAGGTAGTTGAAGCTTCTTTTTTAGGAGCTAAAAGCTATTATAAATTATCACCAGATTACTCTTTAGATCAAACAGAAACAGATAAAGCATTATTGAAATTACAGAATTTCATTAATACCTATTCTGAATCTGAGTATTTTGCTGAAGCAAATGCTATGGCGCAAGAGCTTACGGATAAGAAAGAGAAAAAGGCCTTTGAAATAGTAAAGCAATATAATAAGTTAGGCGAATTCAACTACGACATGCTTAAGTCCGCAGTTGCTGCAAGTGATAATTTTGTTTCAGATAATCCTGGTTCAAAATACAGGGAAGAAGCTATGTTTGTTAAATTAGATGCCTTAACGCATATGGCAATGAACAGTTTTGAAAGTTTAAAGACAGAACGATTAAAAACGGCAAAAGCAGCTTACAATACTCTTAAAAAGAAGTATCCAGAATCTAAATTCGATAAAGAAGCTACTAACTTAATCGAGAAAATAAACAAAGAATTACAACGTTTGGAACCTCAAATAGTTGAATCAAAATAA
- the recN gene encoding DNA repair protein RecN, with the protein MLSTLTITNYALIDSLEVDFDKGFTVITGETGAGKSILLGGLSLVLGKRADLSSLRVKEEKCIIEGIFKIEPYGLQNFFVDNDLDYDVNTVIRREILPSGKSRAFINDTPVTLDVLSRLGENLIDIHSQHQTLQLTENDFQLKLVDALANNQSRLVDYRKGLKTYRKAQKELENLIEVQNTANKEQDYNSFLLEELEKAPLKIGMIEELEEEYEQLNNVELIMEQLSKGDQLFNDEQIGVLPLVTEMRQSLAKLVDFGSSYKELYQRVQSVLIELDDISSDVQQLQDGVEANPELLEEVNGKLQLVYNLLKKHNVGDISELITIKNELADKVFETAHLDEKISLKTREIQEMESVLEEQSVVLREKRNEVIPELKKKLESDLSLLGMPSASFEIKLSTIDVFTNTGMDELSFLFTANKGGHYGELKKVASGGELSRIMLVIKAILAKYEKLPTIMFDEIDTGVSGEISNRMADIMKDMSADLQVFSITHLPQVASKGNNHFKVYKTEGEERTMTNLKKLTNEERVVELAHMLGGKDLSDSALAHARQLLN; encoded by the coding sequence GTGCTTTCCACCCTTACCATTACTAATTATGCATTGATTGATAGTCTAGAGGTAGACTTCGATAAAGGATTTACTGTAATTACAGGTGAAACTGGCGCAGGTAAATCAATTTTACTTGGCGGTCTATCTTTAGTTTTGGGTAAACGTGCAGATTTATCTTCTTTACGGGTTAAAGAGGAAAAATGTATAATAGAAGGAATTTTCAAAATTGAACCCTACGGACTCCAGAACTTCTTTGTGGATAATGATTTGGATTATGATGTAAATACGGTCATTAGAAGAGAAATTTTACCCAGTGGAAAATCTAGGGCTTTTATTAATGACACACCGGTAACTTTAGATGTGCTATCTCGTTTAGGTGAAAATTTAATAGATATTCATTCACAGCATCAAACCTTGCAACTTACAGAGAATGACTTTCAATTGAAGTTGGTGGATGCATTGGCTAACAATCAAAGTAGATTAGTAGATTATAGAAAAGGTTTAAAAACCTATCGTAAGGCTCAAAAAGAGCTAGAAAATTTAATAGAAGTTCAAAATACAGCAAATAAAGAACAAGATTATAATTCTTTTTTACTGGAAGAATTAGAGAAAGCACCATTGAAAATTGGTATGATAGAGGAGCTTGAAGAGGAATATGAGCAATTAAACAATGTTGAACTTATAATGGAGCAATTATCTAAAGGAGATCAATTGTTTAATGATGAACAAATTGGTGTGTTACCTTTGGTAACTGAAATGAGGCAGTCATTGGCAAAATTGGTTGATTTTGGTTCTAGCTATAAAGAATTGTATCAACGTGTGCAGTCAGTTTTAATAGAATTAGACGATATAAGTTCAGATGTACAACAACTTCAGGATGGGGTAGAAGCAAATCCGGAATTGCTAGAAGAAGTTAATGGTAAATTGCAATTAGTTTACAACTTATTAAAAAAACATAATGTTGGTGATATTTCTGAATTGATAACAATTAAAAATGAACTTGCTGATAAAGTTTTCGAAACAGCACATTTAGACGAGAAAATATCATTAAAGACCCGTGAAATACAGGAAATGGAATCTGTGTTAGAAGAACAATCCGTTGTATTACGTGAAAAGAGAAATGAAGTAATACCAGAATTAAAAAAGAAATTGGAATCAGATTTGTCCTTACTGGGTATGCCAAGTGCATCTTTTGAAATAAAATTAAGTACAATAGATGTTTTTACTAATACCGGTATGGACGAGCTTTCTTTCTTATTTACTGCGAATAAAGGAGGTCATTATGGTGAATTAAAAAAAGTAGCTTCGGGTGGTGAATTATCTAGGATTATGTTGGTTATTAAAGCTATTTTGGCCAAATACGAAAAACTGCCAACTATTATGTTTGATGAAATAGACACGGGCGTTTCGGGAGAAATATCTAACCGTATGGCAGATATTATGAAAGATATGAGTGCCGATTTACAGGTTTTTTCAATAACACACCTTCCGCAAGTAGCATCAAAAGGGAATAATCATTTTAAAGTCTATAAAACAGAAGGAGAAGAGCGTACAATGACTAATTTAAAAAAATTAACCAATGAAGAAAGAGTGGTTGAATTAGCTCATATGTTAGGCGGAAAAGACTTGTCTGATTCTGCTTTAGCTCATGCACGACAACTTTTAAATTAA
- a CDS encoding enoyl-ACP reductase FabI: MGYNLLKGKRGIIFGALDENSIAWKTAQSVHDEGGTFVLTNAPIAMRMGQIDELAKKTGSQIIPADATSVEDLDNLIAKSVEILGGKIDFVLHSIGMSVNVRKGRAYTDENYDFTAKGWDVSALSFHKVLQSLYKADAMNEWGSVVALTYMAAQRTFPDYNDMADNKAYLESIARSFGYFFGKEKKVRVNTISQSPTATTAGQGVKGFDGFISYAEKMSPLGNATAQDCADYTVTLFSDLTRKVTMQNLFHDGGFSNTGVSQEVIEKF; encoded by the coding sequence ATGGGATATAACTTATTAAAAGGAAAAAGGGGAATTATTTTTGGAGCATTAGATGAAAATTCTATTGCATGGAAAACAGCACAATCGGTACACGACGAGGGAGGTACCTTTGTTTTAACAAATGCCCCAATAGCCATGAGAATGGGTCAAATAGACGAATTGGCAAAGAAAACCGGTTCTCAAATAATACCTGCGGATGCCACTAGTGTAGAAGATTTAGATAATTTAATAGCAAAATCAGTTGAGATTTTAGGAGGTAAAATTGATTTTGTATTACATTCTATAGGTATGTCGGTAAACGTGCGAAAAGGACGTGCTTATACTGATGAGAATTATGATTTTACTGCAAAGGGATGGGATGTTTCGGCACTTTCTTTCCATAAAGTATTACAATCACTCTATAAAGCGGATGCTATGAACGAGTGGGGTAGTGTGGTTGCCTTAACTTATATGGCGGCACAAAGAACATTCCCGGATTATAATGATATGGCAGATAACAAAGCGTATTTAGAATCTATTGCACGTAGTTTTGGATATTTCTTTGGCAAAGAAAAGAAAGTTCGTGTAAATACTATTTCTCAGTCGCCAACTGCAACAACTGCAGGGCAAGGAGTAAAAGGTTTTGATGGTTTTATTAGTTACGCTGAAAAAATGTCACCGCTAGGAAATGCGACAGCTCAAGATTGTGCGGATTATACGGTAACCTTATTCTCTGACCTTACGAGAAAAGTAACTATGCAGAACTTGTTTCATGACGGTGGTTTCTCCAATACAGGAGTTAGTCAAGAAGTTATAGAGAAGTTTTAA
- a CDS encoding glycosyltransferase — protein MDLSFSFIIPVYNRPNEIKELLDSLQEQTYDKTFEVVIVEDGSTISSEEVIGKYVDTLAISYYQKPNSGPGDSRNYGMSRAKGNYFIVLDSDCILPKQYLVEAEKSLIEDYVHCYGGPDAAHESFSTVQKAINYAMTSFLTTGGIRGGKKAVNKFQPRSFNMGISKEVFEKVGGYGNIHPGEDPDLTIRIWNNGYSSKLISQAYVYHKRRIDWNKFYIQVNKFGMVRPILNKWHPETKKITYWFPTVFCLGFLFSVLLAVLGFTVLLYVYSFYFLVLFIDAIFKTSKLKVAFLSLLATAIQFFGYGYGFLKSTLYINFSNKKPEEIFPKLFFKTK, from the coding sequence ATGGACTTATCGTTTTCTTTTATCATTCCCGTATACAATAGACCCAACGAAATAAAAGAACTGTTGGATAGTCTGCAAGAGCAAACTTATGACAAAACTTTTGAGGTGGTTATCGTCGAAGACGGCTCTACTATTTCATCCGAAGAAGTCATAGGTAAGTATGTAGACACTCTGGCTATTTCATATTATCAGAAGCCTAATTCAGGTCCTGGTGATTCTCGTAATTATGGGATGTCCAGGGCTAAGGGTAACTACTTTATAGTTTTAGACTCCGATTGTATTTTACCTAAGCAATATTTAGTGGAGGCGGAAAAGAGTTTAATAGAAGATTATGTACATTGCTACGGTGGTCCAGATGCTGCACATGAATCTTTTTCAACAGTTCAGAAAGCCATTAATTACGCCATGACCTCTTTTTTAACCACTGGTGGAATTCGTGGAGGTAAAAAAGCGGTTAATAAATTTCAGCCCAGAAGCTTTAATATGGGTATTTCAAAAGAAGTATTTGAAAAAGTAGGTGGCTACGGAAATATTCACCCTGGTGAAGATCCAGATTTAACTATACGTATTTGGAATAATGGCTATAGTTCCAAATTGATTTCACAAGCCTATGTGTATCATAAAAGACGAATAGACTGGAACAAGTTTTATATTCAAGTGAATAAATTTGGAATGGTACGTCCAATTTTGAATAAGTGGCATCCAGAGACCAAGAAGATTACCTATTGGTTTCCAACTGTATTTTGTTTAGGATTTTTATTTTCAGTATTATTGGCGGTATTAGGGTTTACGGTGCTTTTGTATGTATACTCATTTTACTTTTTGGTATTATTTATAGATGCAATATTTAAAACTAGCAAATTAAAAGTAGCTTTTCTATCTTTATTGGCAACAGCAATACAATTTTTTGGGTATGGGTACGGGTTTCTAAAATCAACCCTATATATTAATTTCAGTAATAAAAAGCCTGAGGAAATTTTTCCAAAGTTATTTTTTAAGACCAAATAA
- the dapA gene encoding 4-hydroxy-tetrahydrodipicolinate synthase, whose protein sequence is MKELQGAGVALITPFRKDGSVDVEALKRVVAFNIEGNIDYLVVLGTTAESVTLSKAEKQLVMHTVEEANAGILPLVIGIGGNNTMALVEEIKTTDLSAYTAILSVSPYYNRPTQEGIFQHFKALSEVSPLPLIIYNVPGRTGSNMLPETVVRLAKTFGNIVAVKEACGDMSQVLELISKKPKDFLILSGDDITALPTIVAGGDGVISVIGQGLPEEFSKMVHEGLNGNTEVAYSYHYKMQEGMKLIFEEGNPAGIKVIIEYLGLAKPFVRLPLITATDALKHRIVSFMESMIRVPA, encoded by the coding sequence ATGAAAGAATTACAAGGTGCAGGTGTAGCATTGATAACACCTTTTAGAAAAGACGGTTCTGTAGATGTGGAAGCTCTTAAAAGAGTTGTAGCCTTTAATATTGAAGGTAATATTGATTATTTAGTAGTGCTTGGTACCACGGCAGAGTCTGTTACCTTGTCAAAAGCCGAAAAACAATTGGTAATGCATACCGTAGAAGAGGCAAATGCGGGTATTTTGCCTTTAGTAATAGGTATTGGAGGGAATAATACAATGGCTTTAGTAGAGGAAATTAAGACAACGGACTTATCTGCTTATACGGCCATATTGTCCGTTTCTCCATACTACAATCGTCCTACCCAAGAAGGCATATTTCAGCATTTTAAGGCACTTTCAGAAGTATCGCCATTACCATTAATTATCTATAATGTACCGGGAAGAACAGGAAGTAATATGCTTCCAGAAACTGTGGTGCGTTTAGCGAAAACTTTTGGGAATATAGTAGCGGTTAAAGAAGCTTGTGGTGATATGTCTCAAGTGTTAGAATTAATTTCTAAAAAACCAAAGGACTTTTTAATACTTTCTGGCGATGACATTACTGCTTTGCCTACAATAGTAGCAGGTGGTGATGGAGTTATTTCGGTCATAGGTCAAGGTTTGCCAGAGGAGTTTTCTAAAATGGTGCACGAAGGGTTAAATGGTAACACCGAAGTAGCCTATAGCTATCATTATAAAATGCAAGAAGGGATGAAGTTGATTTTTGAAGAAGGAAATCCTGCTGGTATAAAAGTTATTATTGAATATTTAGGATTGGCCAAACCTTTTGTAAGATTGCCATTGATAACGGCAACCGATGCCTTAAAGCATAGAATTGTTTCTTTTATGGAATCTATGATTAGAGTACCCGCATAA
- the porD gene encoding type IX secretion system protein PorD: MRNFFILLMICLAGTLTRAQELTCTVTVNSDQLSQGDLQVFKTLERSLNDFVNKTKWTNRVYKENERINSQMFITITEYESNRFKGNIQIQSSRPVYNTSYSTPVFNYKDNQFNFQYIEFQPLIFNDNQFESNLVSVLSYYVYIILGLDADTFSLEGGTDFYRKAQNIVTLAQGSNSAGWSQSSDSNRSRFELVDNLLSNTYREYRIAMYNYHRKGLDIMSDNNSTGKQIIAGTMNLFQTMINRRPNAFLISTFFDAKSEEIQNIFSDGPKVDIVKLKETLNKIAPLYASTWNDIKF, encoded by the coding sequence ATGCGTAATTTTTTTATTCTTCTAATGATATGCCTTGCTGGTACTCTTACAAGAGCTCAGGAATTGACTTGTACAGTTACTGTTAATTCAGACCAATTATCTCAAGGAGACCTTCAGGTATTTAAAACATTGGAACGTTCGTTAAACGATTTTGTAAATAAAACAAAGTGGACCAATAGGGTTTATAAAGAAAACGAGCGTATTAATTCGCAAATGTTTATTACTATTACCGAATACGAATCCAACCGATTTAAGGGTAATATTCAAATTCAATCTTCAAGACCCGTTTACAATACATCGTATTCTACGCCAGTTTTTAATTATAAGGACAACCAATTTAATTTCCAATATATTGAATTTCAGCCTTTAATATTTAACGATAATCAATTCGAATCTAATTTGGTAAGTGTACTGTCGTACTATGTTTATATTATTTTAGGTCTTGATGCGGATACTTTTTCCTTAGAAGGTGGTACTGATTTTTACAGAAAAGCTCAGAATATAGTAACCTTGGCACAAGGAAGTAATTCTGCAGGTTGGAGCCAATCTTCAGATTCTAACCGAAGTAGATTTGAGTTAGTAGACAATCTATTGTCAAATACGTATAGAGAATACCGAATTGCCATGTATAATTATCATAGAAAAGGATTGGATATTATGTCTGATAATAATAGTACGGGCAAACAGATTATTGCGGGTACTATGAATCTTTTCCAGACCATGATCAATAGAAGGCCAAATGCATTTTTAATTTCTACTTTCTTTGACGCAAAATCTGAAGAAATACAAAATATATTTTCAGATGGGCCAAAGGTCGATATCGTAAAATTGAAGGAAACCCTAAATAAAATTGCACCATTGTACGCTTCTACATGGAACGATATTAAATTTTAA
- a CDS encoding DUF6913 domain-containing protein encodes MFLKGIKDKLKRKSGRKILKQLVLTPVSVARGNKGIRSVGCIVDLDKFEKTEVFYQFQEEFSLHPNAVKIIGYKRYYDKNSPYATPVFSDKDLGWKGEIENSYALEFLGREYDLLVNYYEEDNLLLNLLSLKTKARLKVGFKDVGPTYNDLMIDTPLNDFMVFKKELKKYLGIFKEI; translated from the coding sequence ATGTTTTTAAAAGGAATTAAGGACAAGTTGAAGCGGAAATCTGGCCGTAAAATATTAAAACAGTTGGTGTTGACGCCAGTTTCTGTAGCTCGAGGTAATAAAGGTATACGTTCTGTAGGTTGTATTGTTGATTTGGACAAGTTTGAAAAGACCGAGGTGTTTTATCAGTTTCAAGAAGAATTTTCACTACATCCTAATGCGGTTAAAATTATTGGGTATAAACGGTATTATGACAAGAACTCTCCCTATGCCACTCCTGTCTTTTCAGATAAAGATTTAGGGTGGAAAGGAGAAATAGAAAACAGTTACGCTCTAGAATTTTTAGGTCGCGAATATGACCTTCTGGTAAATTATTATGAAGAAGATAACCTGTTATTGAACTTATTGTCACTGAAGACTAAAGCTCGTTTAAAAGTAGGATTTAAAGATGTTGGTCCTACATATAATGATTTAATGATAGATACACCGTTAAACGACTTTATGGTATTTAAGAAAGAATTAAAAAAGTACTTAGGCATTTTTAAAGAGATTTAA
- the coaE gene encoding dephospho-CoA kinase (Dephospho-CoA kinase (CoaE) performs the final step in coenzyme A biosynthesis.) produces MKIVGLTGGIGSGKSTVAAMFKELGVPVYNSDERAKYLMNTSKKIKKQLIELLGKKAYDDNKLNRPYIAEKVFNDTSLLSQLNSIVHPIVKENFNSWSKKQDTPYIIQETALLFENKSQELYDIIILITAPKVTRINRVLSRDKTTIEQVEARMNNQLDDTLKIQLANYIIENVDLENTHSKVIEVHKAILAES; encoded by the coding sequence ATGAAGATTGTAGGTCTAACAGGAGGAATAGGGAGTGGAAAATCTACCGTTGCGGCAATGTTTAAAGAACTAGGTGTGCCAGTTTATAATTCTGATGAGCGTGCAAAGTATTTAATGAACACCTCAAAAAAAATTAAAAAGCAACTTATTGAATTATTAGGCAAAAAGGCCTATGATGATAATAAACTAAACAGGCCTTATATTGCTGAAAAAGTCTTTAACGATACTAGTTTATTAAGTCAACTAAATAGCATTGTACATCCTATAGTTAAAGAAAATTTTAATAGTTGGTCAAAAAAACAAGACACACCATATATTATTCAGGAGACCGCTTTATTATTTGAAAATAAATCTCAAGAGTTATATGATATTATTATTTTGATTACTGCACCAAAAGTAACAAGGATCAACAGAGTTCTTTCTCGAGACAAAACTACTATAGAACAGGTTGAAGCTAGAATGAATAATCAGCTTGACGATACCTTAAAAATACAGTTGGCTAATTATATTATTGAGAATGTTGACTTGGAAAATACACATTCAAAAGTTATTGAAGTACATAAAGCTATCTTAGCCGAATCCTAA
- the coaBC gene encoding bifunctional phosphopantothenoylcysteine decarboxylase/phosphopantothenate--cysteine ligase CoaBC — translation MLNGKNILLGITGGIAAYKTTFLVRLFIKAGANVKVILTDSASSFVSPLTLATLAKNPVVLDFVKTEENTIDWNNHVEMGLWADLIVIAPATANTMSKMATGNCDNILMATYLSAKCPVFIAPAMDLDMYKHPSTKNSLAALISFGNKIIPATSGELASGLHGEGRMAEPEEIINFIKKQLTEGLPLLGKKVLITAGPTYEAIDPVRFIGNHSSGLMGFELAKTAANFGADVYLVTGPTHLTINHDNIHVVKVVSADDMYHSAQMYYDNSDIVICAAAVADYRPKSVAEQKIKKSDETFNIALVKNKDILMTFGQHKKNQYLVGFALETENEVENAIGKLKRKNLDAIVLNSMQDKGAGFGGSTNKISFIDTNSTITTFELKTKAEVAVDIFNEIIKRRYA, via the coding sequence ATGTTAAACGGCAAGAACATTCTTTTAGGAATTACCGGAGGAATTGCTGCTTATAAAACAACATTCTTAGTACGTTTATTTATAAAAGCTGGCGCTAACGTTAAGGTTATACTTACCGATAGTGCCAGCTCTTTTGTGTCCCCACTTACCCTAGCTACCTTAGCAAAAAATCCGGTTGTACTAGATTTTGTAAAGACTGAGGAAAACACAATAGATTGGAACAATCATGTAGAAATGGGACTTTGGGCGGATCTAATTGTTATTGCCCCAGCAACGGCCAATACCATGTCTAAAATGGCAACAGGTAACTGTGATAACATTTTAATGGCGACATATTTATCGGCTAAATGTCCGGTTTTTATAGCTCCAGCAATGGATTTGGATATGTATAAGCATCCAAGTACTAAAAATTCCTTAGCCGCACTAATATCTTTTGGTAATAAAATTATACCAGCTACAAGTGGAGAGCTTGCTAGCGGATTACATGGTGAAGGCAGAATGGCTGAACCTGAGGAAATCATAAATTTCATAAAAAAACAACTTACGGAAGGATTACCATTATTGGGTAAAAAAGTATTGATTACCGCGGGGCCAACATACGAAGCTATAGATCCTGTTCGCTTTATAGGAAACCATTCTTCAGGTTTAATGGGTTTTGAACTAGCTAAAACAGCGGCGAATTTTGGAGCAGACGTTTATTTGGTCACTGGGCCCACCCATCTTACTATAAACCATGATAATATTCATGTGGTAAAAGTTGTTTCTGCGGACGATATGTATCATAGTGCTCAAATGTATTACGATAATTCGGACATCGTAATTTGTGCGGCCGCAGTTGCGGATTACAGGCCTAAATCAGTTGCTGAACAGAAGATTAAGAAATCTGATGAAACTTTTAATATTGCGCTAGTTAAAAATAAAGATATACTGATGACATTTGGTCAACATAAGAAAAATCAATATTTAGTAGGATTTGCCTTAGAAACCGAAAATGAAGTCGAAAATGCCATAGGTAAACTAAAACGTAAAAATTTAGATGCCATTGTCTTAAATTCCATGCAAGATAAAGGTGCTGGTTTTGGCGGTTCTACCAATAAAATTTCTTTTATAGATACCAATTCAACGATAACAACGTTTGAACTAAAGACCAAGGCAGAAGTTGCCGTGGACATCTTTAATGAAATTATTAAAAGACGTTATGCGTAA
- a CDS encoding DNA-directed RNA polymerase subunit omega — MNMNDLKNSKAAVSTVTINRNEFDKPTENIYEAISIASKRAVQINSEIKKELLEKLEEFATYSDSLEEVFENKEQIEVSKFYEKLPKPHAMAVEEWLMDKIYHRNTAKDA; from the coding sequence ATGAATATGAACGATTTAAAAAACTCTAAGGCAGCAGTATCAACTGTTACTATTAACCGTAACGAGTTCGATAAGCCTACAGAAAATATCTACGAGGCTATTTCTATTGCTTCAAAACGTGCTGTTCAGATTAACTCTGAAATTAAAAAAGAACTTTTAGAGAAATTAGAAGAGTTTGCCACATATAGCGATAGTTTAGAAGAAGTTTTTGAAAACAAAGAACAAATCGAAGTATCTAAGTTTTATGAGAAACTACCAAAGCCACATGCTATGGCGGTTGAAGAATGGTTAATGGATAAAATCTACCATAGAAATACAGCAAAAGACGCATAA